A window of Candidatus Methylomirabilota bacterium contains these coding sequences:
- a CDS encoding YciI family protein yields the protein MTFLFTIYHDPKVLDAIPENEMQALIDSAIEYAEEIRRSGHYIASHALQRTGTARTIRVSGGKASATVGPFAETTEQLGGFFLIEARDMDEACTIAAKFPPARVATVEVRPVQELRHSRDGRGLPS from the coding sequence ATGACGTTCCTGTTCACGATCTACCACGACCCGAAGGTGCTGGACGCCATTCCCGAGAACGAGATGCAGGCGCTCATCGACTCCGCGATCGAATACGCCGAGGAGATCCGCCGAAGCGGCCACTACATCGCGTCGCACGCGCTGCAGCGGACCGGGACGGCCCGGACCATTCGAGTGAGCGGCGGCAAGGCCTCCGCGACCGTCGGACCGTTCGCCGAGACCACCGAGCAGCTGGGCGGCTTCTTCCTCATCGAGGCTCGGGACATGGACGAGGCCTGCACGATCGCCGCGAAATTCCCGCCCGCGCGCGTGGCGACCGTCGAGGTCCGGCCGGTCCAGGAGCTGCGGCACTCCCGGGATGGGCGCGGCCTCCCGAGCTGA
- a CDS encoding DUF4410 domain-containing protein: MIGLILIGLSGCGRTSVESVDVKAGGPPRPQLIVVHDFAVSASAVALDGAIGARALEAVKGEPEVQAHLRIGEEVAKILTESLVKEIGKLGIPTVAAAGPTPVTGPSLQIEGQFLTVDQGNRLRRAVIGFGAGASEVRTMVQVFETTSEGRRLVEDFYTTAKSSRKPGFGPVAGAGAAISTAATSAAVSSGVGLATAHSQTVEGDARNTADEIVKMLKKFFAEQGWIAPQ, from the coding sequence ATGATCGGTCTCATCCTGATCGGCCTCTCCGGCTGCGGCCGGACGAGCGTCGAGAGCGTGGACGTGAAGGCCGGCGGCCCGCCCCGGCCGCAGCTCATCGTGGTGCACGATTTCGCGGTGTCGGCAAGCGCGGTCGCGCTGGACGGCGCGATCGGGGCCCGCGCCTTGGAGGCGGTGAAGGGCGAGCCGGAAGTGCAGGCGCACCTCCGGATCGGCGAGGAGGTCGCCAAGATCCTCACCGAGAGCCTGGTCAAGGAGATCGGCAAGCTCGGCATCCCCACCGTGGCCGCGGCCGGCCCGACGCCGGTGACCGGCCCGAGCCTCCAGATCGAGGGGCAGTTCCTGACCGTGGACCAGGGGAACCGGCTCCGTCGCGCCGTCATCGGCTTCGGAGCGGGGGCGAGCGAGGTCCGCACGATGGTGCAGGTCTTCGAGACGACGAGCGAGGGCCGACGCCTCGTCGAGGACTTCTACACCACCGCGAAGAGCTCGCGCAAGCCGGGGTTCGGTCCGGTCGCCGGCGCCGGGGCTGCGATCTCGACCGCGGCGACGAGCGCGGCGGTGTCGAGCGGGGTCGGTCTCGCCACCGCGCACTCGCAGACCGTCGAAGGCGACGCCCGGAACACCGCCGATGAGATCGTCAAGATGCTGAAGAAGTTCTTCGCCGAGCAGGGCTGGATCGCGCCGCAGTAG
- a CDS encoding DMT family transporter, which translates to MSAIAPYLFILLWSSSFVTARVGLRFVSPLLFVGVRLVAAGALLGVAVALSRRARESLRGRWAHLAVAGALVNGVTLSAFHVGMVTENIAVMALIQSLSPMLIALSAVPLLGERLRSGQWLGLVLGTIGVAMVVAPHAVGDPAGWRAILLGFLGVAGLAGGTVYFRRFCADVPLLPATAVQVAAGALLTLAAMAAFERPHAVWTAAAVTTVLWNVAAVSIGAMALYYYLLTHGTAGRVAANFYLVPVTVAIVGWAFLDEPLTRLAVLGFVIASSGVFLVARPVGARPVGPASGHRRR; encoded by the coding sequence GTGAGCGCCATCGCTCCCTACCTGTTCATCCTGCTCTGGAGCTCGTCGTTCGTCACCGCGCGCGTCGGGCTGCGCTTCGTCTCCCCCCTGCTCTTCGTGGGGGTGCGGCTCGTGGCGGCCGGCGCGCTCCTGGGCGTGGCGGTCGCCCTGTCGCGGCGGGCCCGGGAATCGCTGCGCGGGCGCTGGGCGCACCTCGCGGTGGCCGGCGCGCTGGTCAACGGCGTCACCCTCTCGGCATTCCACGTGGGGATGGTGACCGAGAACATCGCGGTGATGGCGCTGATCCAGTCGCTCAGCCCGATGCTGATCGCGCTCTCCGCGGTGCCGCTGCTCGGTGAGCGCCTCCGCTCCGGCCAGTGGCTCGGCCTGGTGCTGGGCACCATCGGCGTGGCCATGGTCGTCGCTCCCCACGCGGTGGGAGATCCGGCCGGATGGCGAGCGATCCTGCTCGGTTTCCTCGGGGTGGCCGGCCTGGCCGGCGGCACCGTGTACTTCCGCCGCTTCTGCGCCGACGTGCCGCTGCTGCCGGCCACCGCGGTGCAGGTGGCGGCCGGCGCGCTCCTGACCCTGGCCGCGATGGCCGCGTTCGAGCGTCCCCACGCGGTGTGGACCGCTGCCGCGGTGACCACGGTCCTGTGGAACGTGGCCGCCGTCTCCATCGGCGCGATGGCGCTCTACTACTACCTGCTGACCCACGGGACCGCCGGCCGGGTGGCCGCGAACTTCTACCTGGTGCCCGTCACCGTGGCGATCGTCGGGTGGGCATTCCTCGACGAGCCCCTGACCCGGCTGGCCGTGCTGGGCTTCGTGATCGCCTCGTCGGGCGTGTTCCTGGTCGCGCGGCCGGTAGGCGCCCGCCCGGTGGGACCGGCCTCGGGTCATCGAAGGCGTTGA
- a CDS encoding RidA family protein has translation MAPLQKFCAPGVYDTPSYSQAIKVTGAPTIRFLAGQVPYAPDVRRRMDFRVVRDEFFGQRGPASTMVEVSSLSHPDYLIEVEAIAVL, from the coding sequence ATGGCCCCGCTGCAGAAGTTCTGCGCCCCCGGAGTATACGACACGCCCAGCTACAGCCAGGCGATCAAGGTCACCGGAGCCCCGACGATCCGGTTCCTCGCCGGTCAGGTCCCCTACGCGCCCGACGTCCGCCGGCGGATGGACTTCCGCGTGGTCCGCGACGAGTTCTTCGGCCAGCGGGGCCCGGCCTCGACGATGGTCGAGGTCAGCTCGCTCTCGCATCCCGACTACCTGATCGAGGTGGAAGCGATCGCGGTCCTGTGA
- a CDS encoding adenylate/guanylate cyclase domain-containing protein: MSCPSCGHENPADARFCNRCGGSLTPPRTAREPRSYTPRHLVEKILASQSALRGERKLVTVLFADVARSMELAERVDPEEWHRLLDRLFRILAAGVHRYEGTINQYTGDGIMALFGAPIAHEDHAQRACAAALDLARDLAGLAGDVRRESGLDLAVRMGLNSGEVVVGRIGDDLRMDYTAQGHVVGLAARVQQLAPPGGIAVTEPTARLAAGLFDFVDRGEQHLKGASAPVRVFELRGPGRIRSRFDRARARGFSRFVGRDRELAVLERALDEARSGRPRVVLVTGEPGAGKSRLGHELIERAGGVAIHHARALSHGRMLPLHVIATLARSLFGIGESASSAAVADAVARGLEAVPPDPIARDLWLDLLGADHVPAPSGLDPDARRARLFQSLGDLIRSRGRSEPTMLWVEDLHWLDSASDAALGMVVDRLLAPDAAGRRILLLATTRPEYRPEWGSRVERLSLAPLARPESSALLDDWLGADVSIAPLRAAIEARAAGNPLFIEEMARSLVERGVFRGERGAYALAAPIGEIALPETVRAVLASRIDRLDDRDKEILQAAAVIGQDVPVELLRAVVVRSEPELDGSLARLSAAELLGPAEAPDQRVFRHPLAHEVAYRMQLADRRRATHAAIARALLAIHGPAAATHAALLAHHFDEAGEGLAAARWHEHAGRRIARSDPADGARHCRRVTSLLAAVPESRETLTLELTSRIALLEIGRIAGIDAREARDLFEEARAVAERLADPAGHAFLLTSYGRLCGLAGDVGQYLACAERGMALAEGADALLEFEMRAVLVHAQLAVGRLAPARAAADRALSDLAAVPGLRKAVARSTAPGLCRVWWALASAHLGDPAEAEAALRAQLGEASEESVQVLYGTHGFLCEVLRLRGDLPGALVHGRRAVALAEERGSAFSRVESAAFLGATELATGDLPAATITLERALGLARERRTALWYEPRILATLAEARRVAGDRGSADALLADARRLVERDRGWRLGAFDVALAGVHLLEESAADRAEIERALASLDALAAELGSAPYRAIAARERARLVT; encoded by the coding sequence GTGAGCTGTCCATCGTGTGGCCACGAGAACCCCGCCGACGCGCGGTTCTGCAATCGCTGTGGCGGCTCCCTCACGCCGCCGAGGACGGCTCGGGAGCCGCGCTCGTATACTCCGCGGCATCTCGTCGAGAAGATCCTGGCGTCGCAGAGCGCGCTGCGAGGCGAGCGCAAGCTGGTCACCGTGCTCTTCGCCGACGTCGCGCGCTCCATGGAGCTGGCCGAGCGCGTCGATCCCGAGGAATGGCATCGCCTCCTCGATCGCCTGTTCCGGATCCTCGCCGCCGGCGTTCACCGGTACGAGGGCACGATCAACCAGTACACCGGTGACGGCATCATGGCGCTGTTCGGCGCGCCGATCGCCCACGAGGACCACGCGCAGCGCGCCTGCGCGGCCGCGCTCGACCTGGCCCGCGATCTCGCCGGGCTCGCCGGGGACGTGCGCCGCGAGAGCGGGCTCGACCTGGCGGTGCGGATGGGCCTGAACTCCGGCGAGGTGGTGGTGGGGCGGATCGGCGATGACCTGCGCATGGACTACACCGCGCAGGGGCACGTGGTCGGGCTCGCGGCCCGGGTGCAGCAGCTCGCGCCGCCGGGCGGCATCGCGGTGACCGAGCCCACCGCGCGCCTGGCCGCGGGCTTGTTCGACTTCGTCGACCGGGGCGAGCAGCATCTCAAGGGCGCGAGCGCGCCGGTGCGGGTGTTCGAGCTGCGCGGCCCGGGCCGCATCCGGAGCCGCTTCGACCGCGCCCGGGCCCGGGGCTTCTCGCGCTTCGTCGGCCGCGATCGCGAGCTGGCCGTCCTCGAGCGGGCGCTGGACGAGGCGCGGTCGGGTCGACCGCGGGTGGTCCTGGTCACCGGAGAGCCGGGCGCGGGCAAGAGCCGCCTCGGTCACGAGCTGATCGAGCGCGCCGGCGGCGTGGCGATCCACCATGCTCGCGCGCTGTCCCACGGCCGCATGCTGCCGCTGCACGTGATCGCCACGCTCGCGCGCAGCCTCTTCGGGATCGGCGAGAGCGCGTCGTCGGCCGCCGTCGCGGACGCGGTCGCCCGTGGTCTCGAGGCGGTGCCGCCCGACCCGATCGCGAGGGATCTCTGGCTCGACCTCCTCGGGGCCGATCACGTGCCGGCGCCGTCCGGTCTCGATCCCGACGCCCGCCGCGCCCGGCTCTTCCAGTCCCTGGGCGATCTGATCCGGTCCCGCGGTCGGTCGGAGCCCACCATGCTCTGGGTCGAGGATCTGCACTGGCTCGACTCCGCGAGCGACGCCGCGCTCGGGATGGTCGTCGACCGTCTCCTGGCCCCGGACGCGGCCGGCCGCCGGATCCTGCTGCTCGCGACCACGCGGCCGGAGTACCGGCCCGAGTGGGGCTCGCGGGTCGAGCGCCTCTCGCTCGCGCCGCTCGCGCGGCCGGAGTCCTCGGCGCTGCTCGACGACTGGCTCGGAGCCGACGTCTCGATCGCGCCGCTGCGCGCCGCGATCGAGGCCCGCGCGGCCGGCAACCCGCTCTTCATCGAGGAGATGGCCCGCTCGCTCGTCGAGCGTGGCGTCTTTCGCGGAGAGCGCGGCGCCTACGCGCTGGCCGCTCCGATCGGAGAGATCGCGCTGCCCGAGACCGTCCGGGCGGTCCTGGCCTCGCGCATCGACCGCCTCGACGACCGCGACAAGGAGATCCTCCAGGCCGCGGCGGTGATCGGGCAGGACGTGCCCGTCGAGCTGCTCCGCGCCGTGGTCGTCCGGTCCGAGCCCGAGCTGGACGGGTCGCTCGCGCGCCTGTCCGCCGCCGAGCTGCTCGGCCCCGCGGAGGCCCCGGATCAGCGCGTCTTTCGGCATCCGCTCGCGCACGAGGTGGCCTACCGCATGCAGCTCGCGGATCGCCGCCGCGCCACCCACGCCGCGATCGCCCGCGCCCTGCTCGCCATCCACGGGCCGGCCGCGGCCACCCACGCTGCGCTCCTCGCGCACCACTTCGACGAGGCGGGCGAGGGCCTCGCGGCGGCGCGCTGGCACGAGCACGCGGGCCGGCGCATCGCGCGCAGCGACCCGGCGGACGGGGCGAGACACTGCCGTCGCGTCACCTCGCTGCTCGCCGCGGTGCCCGAATCGCGCGAGACCCTGACGCTCGAGCTGACCTCGCGCATCGCCCTCCTCGAGATCGGCCGCATCGCCGGCATCGACGCGCGTGAGGCGCGGGACCTCTTCGAGGAGGCGCGCGCGGTGGCCGAGCGGCTGGCCGACCCGGCCGGTCACGCGTTCCTGCTCACCTCCTACGGACGCCTGTGCGGGCTCGCGGGAGACGTGGGCCAGTACCTCGCCTGCGCCGAGCGCGGGATGGCGCTCGCCGAGGGAGCCGACGCGCTCCTCGAATTCGAGATGCGCGCGGTGCTGGTCCACGCCCAGCTCGCGGTCGGCCGCCTCGCGCCGGCCCGGGCCGCCGCCGACCGCGCCCTGAGCGATCTCGCGGCGGTTCCCGGCCTGCGGAAGGCGGTCGCACGCTCCACCGCCCCCGGCCTGTGCCGCGTGTGGTGGGCGCTGGCGAGCGCGCATCTGGGCGACCCGGCCGAGGCCGAAGCCGCCCTCCGCGCGCAGCTCGGCGAGGCGAGCGAGGAAAGCGTCCAGGTTCTCTACGGAACGCACGGCTTCCTCTGCGAGGTGCTGCGCCTGCGCGGCGATCTGCCCGGCGCGCTCGTCCACGGCCGCCGCGCCGTCGCTCTCGCGGAAGAGCGCGGGAGCGCGTTCTCGCGAGTGGAATCGGCGGCGTTCCTCGGCGCGACGGAGCTCGCGACCGGCGATCTTCCCGCGGCCACGATCACGCTCGAGCGGGCCCTCGGGCTCGCGCGCGAGCGACGCACCGCCCTCTGGTACGAGCCGCGCATCCTCGCGACGCTGGCGGAGGCCAGGCGGGTGGCCGGCGACCGCGGAAGCGCCGACGCGCTGCTCGCGGACGCGCGCCGGCTCGTCGAGCGGGATCGCGGCTGGCGGCTCGGCGCCTTCGACGTCGCGCTGGCCGGCGTGCATCTCCTGGAGGAGTCCGCCGCCGACCGGGCCGAGATCGAGCGCGCGCTCGCATCCCTGGACGCCCTCGCCGCGGAGCTGGGCTCGGCTCCCTACCGGGCCATCGCGGCGCGCGAGCGCGCGCGCCTGGTCACCTAG